CAGCACACCGCCATGTATGTGTCCATGGCAATAGatgttatgccaacaaagtATATGCTCAACGATTTTGTGTACCACAAACCTAAAATGTCGTCCAAGCCCGTAATGACTgtaacaaaagaagaaaagaagtgtTTAGTGTGTGACCAAAGCCATATTTTAAATACGTGCTCAAAATTTAAAGATGCCGATTGTTCTAATCGCTGGAGTATAGTAAAAAATAAgcatatgtgtttttgttgtttgcaacCTGGTCACAGTGTACAGAATTGCCGCAAGCGACGAGTGTGTGGTATATCCTCGTGTAATAAATTCCACAATCGGTTGCTTCACAGTTCCAgtgataataacaaaaacaatgtttcatcaGCTGATAAAGCTGTGGCAACTGTTCAAACTGTGTATCAAAATCCACAACATCCACTCGCTCGATCAAATTCACCACAACGTAACAAAACACTTCTCAAATATTTGCCTGTCAAGCTGAAAGGTCCCAAAGgtgaaatcaacattttcgcttTCATTGACGAAGGCGCAAAAATATCTCTATTGGAGGAAAATATAGCGAACGTTCTCGGCCTCAAAGGCAAATCCAATTTACTTCGCCTGAAGTGGATAGGCAATCAAAGCATGAGCGAACAGTCGCGGCAAGTGTCATTTGAAATTGCCGGCGCAAATGAAGCAGCAACGAGTTATGAAATGAGGGGAGTGCGTAcaacaaaaaagttgtatttgccGCAGCAGACGTTGAATTTGAATGACTTCATACAACGTCACGAACAATTGGCAAATATACCAATCGCTGATTACAATAATGAAGTGCCGCAAATACTTATTGGACTGTCGCATACAGAGTTAATACGAACAATAAAAACTGTGAATTTGGACGATGGCTTTGCAATCCACAAGACAATGTTAGGGTGGACATTATTTGGATCGAATGAAAATCGTTTGAGTGATGGCACTATTGGTCATGTTAATATTGAAAGCACCACacaattgaatgaaattagtaaACAAATAACAGAATATTTTGCagcagaaaattttgaaataaagcaattgcCAAGCGTTCGTTCAGAAGCTGAAGCTGTTGGCAATATTGTGTAAGTTTAGACAAGGCAAATTTGCAGTATGTGGTGACATATGTGAGATGTTTCACCGGATTTCGATTCGCCACGAAGATCAAAACGCGCAGCGCTTTCTTTGGAGAGGGGGCGATCGATCAAAGCCGCCAGATGTTTACGTTATGCGCGCCATGATATTTGGATCAATTAGCTCACCATGTTCTGCACAATTTGTAAAAAACGTGCACGCAAAAAAATATCGTGATGTGAATGCAAGAGCCGTCAATGCTATTGTGAATCGGCACTATGTCGACGACTACATGGACAGTTTCGACACTGTCGAAGAATGCATTAAGGTCACCAAGGATGTCATCGATATCCATAGCCACGCCGGGTTCCAGTTAAGAGGGTTGACGTCAAATTCGTGCGACATTCTGCAAGCTGTATTACACAACGAGCAACCGTGTAAGCAACAAAGAAATTATATATGCCAAGGGGAGAGTGCTACCGAGAAGGTGCTTGGAATGCACTGGAACCCAAACAAagattactttttcttcaaattgctGTTTTCAAAAGTGCCCAAAGCAGTTTTAGACTGTAGTAGACGGCCAACGAAAGGTGAGATGCTGAGCGTTACTATGTCTATATTTGATCCGCTAGGTTTCGCGTGTGGGTTGGTGCTGCGGGCAAAAGTTTTGATGCAGAGTCTGTGGACCAGGACTATAGATTGGCATGAGCCAATCCCCGAAGACATTTATAAGAAGTGGTTGCAGTGGTACAAAACGTTGAATAccatcgaaaattttaaaatgccaaGATGTTATGGCATACAATTCTTGAATCCGAATGCCGATATACAActacattgtttttgttaatgcGAGTGAGATCGCATTTGCTGCCGTCGCCTTTTGGCGAATTCATCACGCAAATAATACAGACATCGTATTCGTTGCTGGCCGATCCCGGTGCAGCCCGTTGAAGCCATTGTCCATTCCGAGACTTGAGTTACAATCAGCCGTCTTGGGAGTAAAGTTGAGGGAAGCTGTCATCAACAGCCATGACGTACAGCCGCGTAAGTCAACATTTTGGTCAGATTCGAAAATAGTTCTCCAGTGGATAAGGTCTGACGCCAGGTGCTACAAGCAGTTCGTGGCACACCGTATAGCTGAGATCCTGCAAACATCCGAAGCCAGTCAGTGGAGGTGGGTACCAGGTAAAGAAAACCCAGCTGATGATGCTACACGCATAAAAACCTTTTCTCAAACTGGTAAGTGGTTAAATGGTCCGCCTTTTTTGAAATTGCCTGAACATAGTTGGTCAGCCATGCCAACCGAATTTGATAATAGCGAATGCCAAGAGGAGAGACGCTCCAAGCAAATATATATGATATCGTCAGCGGATAGAGTAATTCCATTTGATAAGTATTCAAATTACTATAAACTTTTAAGGGTGATGACATGGGTACGATATGCCATAATGAAATTCCGTAAGGTTGACGTACTTAGAAATGTATATGCATCAAAGTTAATTATTGCGAATGAGATCAAACAAACCGAATTACTGATATGCCTATTAGTACAACAAGATGTTTTTGCTGATGAAGTTGAATCTTAGCGCAAAGGTGCGCCAATTACGAAATGCAGCTCTGTATTCAAGCTAAGCCCGATGTTGGACAATGAGGGCCTTATACGACTAGGGGGTCGGATAGACTATGCCGAATGCGTACCAATGTCAACAAAGCGACCAATAATATTGCCAAGGAGTCATCCTATATCGCGTCTTGTAGCTAAGCATTATCACGAACTTTTTCATCACCACAACTTTGAGTCAGCGTTGTGCGCCATACGTCGAAAGTTTTGGATTCCTAGTGCGCGCCGATTACTGAGGTCAATTAAAGCTAAATGccagaaatgcaaaaatttatcCGCTATTCCCGAATCACCACTTATGGGCCAAGTACCTAGCGATCGAGTTACGCCGTTCGTTCGCCCGTTCACATATTCAGGCGTTGACTACTTTGGGCCTGTCTTAGTAGCCATAGGCCGTCGTCAAGAAAAACGTTGGGTTGCACTTTTCTCCTGTCTAACTATTAGAGCCATTCACCTGGAACTAGCTAGGGACCTATCAACAGATGCTGCCATAATTGTCTGCCGTAACTTTATAAATAGAAGAGGTGTACCGATACGGCTCCGAAGCGACATGGGGACAAATTTTGTTGGCGCAAGCAAAGAAGATTGGGTAAACGTTCAAAGCGGTATGCAATCAGAGTGTGATCTTCGAGGTGTAGAGTGGGTTTTCAATGCACCCGCCAACCCATCTGCCGGGGGCATATGGGAAAGAATGGTAAGAAGCGTAAAACGAGTTTTAATGTTCACGCTGAAGGAACGAGCGCCAAAGTTGGAGACCCTGCAAAGTCTTCTGATTgaagcagaaaatttaataaatttgcgtCCATTAACACATGTGCCGGTAGAGAGTACCGACGCCGAGCCTCTGTCACCCAATCATTTTTTGCTAGGCTGCGCAAATGATGTACAAACTCCTGCGCTGTCAGAGAAGATATGTTTACGCAAGCAGTGGCACATAGCGCAGCAGCTGAAGCAGACTTTCTGGAAGAGGTGGATACTGGAGTATCTCCCTACCTTGACCCGGCGTACGAAATGGTTTAAGAGGGTGAAGCCGATAGCTGTAGGTGACATCGTTATAGTTTGCGACGACAACGAGAGCCGAGGCCATTGGAAACGGGGTATCGTAACAGAAGCAAAGCCAGCCCCAGATGGTCAAGTTAGATCTGTTTTAGTCAAGACGTCAACAGGAATTTTCCGGAGACCAGCGTCTAAAATTGCAGTGCTCGACGTTGGTAGTGATTCTCTCACCAGTGATGCGAATCACGGGGGGGAGGATGTTACCGATTAATAATACAATctcatattaaaattgttttttgtactaattagacgaaaactgtattcaaatatttatgtactaaaCCTGAATTATCACTTCATactaaaaaattcatttgtaatatttaccaaaaaatgcaaCTATGCCTGAACTGTAAACGCCGTTGAATTGACCGAAGCGTGCTTTAAAAGTCCAGTTGCTTACGGAAATTCAGACGCGTACGAGGCGCGACAATATATAAAAACCTCACTTCTATTTTCACGcaatttaaacaatttgttaaattttattcatttcataaaCTCTAAATTcatatacttataaaatattttcattaacaacaaataaaatacagtgAACTTAAAGTGTTGTTTGTTATAATTTCGGAAGCCTCGTATTTTGAGCCATTGTTGCTTTTGCCTGCAAcatctttttatatattgtgCTTAATTTTGCATATCAATGCTgaaaaaaatcgcgtttatataagttaaaataaaacactttatttttcattttttcttttctttattttcacttcacttcactGTTTCACTGTCACTACCACACTATGACTTACACTGTCTCAATTATACTAAAAACTGACCGCGCTTAAGTGCTTTTTGGTGACAACTCTTTCGGCTGTATGATGCGCACGATTCGTTTCGGCAAAATGCGAAACGTCGGCATAccgaaaaagtacttaagcgaGGTGTGGGATAGTCACAGCGGCAATAACCAAAAGTGACTTGACCGATGTTGACGGCCAGCCATCGCCGTacaaacgtacatatatgtatgtatcacacACATGCATGTTTGTCGACACCATGCCAGTACCGCTGTGTTAACttatacaataaattttcgATAACCGTAATAATTGTTCATGAAATCTTCGGGTGATCGCGCCTACGAAAAGTCCGGCGAAGAAGTACCGCGTTATAACCTCCGTCATAAGAAACGCGTCGAGAAAATTCGCGAAGCCAAAATGGCCGACAAAAATGGTGAAAGAAGTTCGAGTGACGACGAAAATGATTGCGCGATAGTTCAGCAAGACAAAGTGATCGAAGAACTACGCGAGCAAATAAAAGCCTTGCAAAAGTCGCTAGCCTCatcggaaaaggaaaaagtccaaTACATCGAAGCCCTAAATCAACAAACCGCTAAGAACGTCATCAGTGCCGACGTACCTAGCATCGAAGCTATTCCTGTTAGCTTCAAGCCAACCGAAGTTACCTCTGCCAACTTCACAACAGTCAGCGCTACTTCAGCCAGCGCTATTCCTGCCGAGACTTATTCTGCCAGCGCTACTTCTGCCAACGCCAATTTTGCCGGTGCTACAACTGCCAGCACCAATTACGCCAACGCTACCTCTGCCAGCGTTACTTCTGCCAACGCCAAGCCCGACGCTGCCTTCGGCCCCTATATCCGGTCTGCCACGTGCCCGCCAGCAATAATGCAGCCGTACTGCCACACCAGCCCTTATTCCTTAAATCTTCTGCCAGCAAGCTACATGCCTGCAGCGTCCAACCCACAAATCACACCGCAGCTCATCAATCACAAAGCTCTAATAGCACCCAGCACCAGCCAGGTAcgtaaaattttagatttgcCAGATTTTCATGGCTCGCCCGAAGAGTGGCCTATGTTTTCTGTGGCCTTTAAGGAAACCACGGAAGTGAATTCATATTCGGAATTGGAGAATCTGTTACGTCTCCAGAAAGCCCTAAAGGGGAAAGCCAGACAACAGGTGGAGTCGTTGTTGATCCACCCATCCAGTGTAGATGCGGCTATGAGAACATTAGAATTTCATTACGGTCGCCCAGAGCTACTTATTAGAAGCCAAATAGCGAAAGTTCGAGCGTTTCCACCCGTTACCGGAGGACGAATCGCCGATATACTCAATTTTAGCACAATGGTATCAAACTTAGCTGCCTTTCTAGAAAATTCCGGTGCGATACCACATCTAAATAATCCAATGTTGCTCGACGAATTAATCAGCAAAATGGCGCTGAACAAGAGAGAAGAGTGGACTCGCCACGTCTTCGAAATGCAAAAGCCATATCCCACTGTGTGTGAATTTAGCAATTGGTTGCAGCACACCGCCATGTATGTGTCCATGGCAATAGatgttatgccaacaaagtATATGCCCAACGATTTTGTGTACCACAAACCTAAAATGTCGTCCAAGCCCGTAATGACTgtaacaaaagaagaaaagaagtgtTTAGTGTGTGACCAAAGCCATATTTTAAATACGTGCTCAAAATTTAAAGATGCCGATTGTTCTAATCGCTGGAGTatagtaaaaaataagtatctgtgtttttgttgtttgcaacCTGGTCACAGTGTACAGAATTGCCGCAAGCGACGAGTGTGTGGTATATCCTCGTGTAATAAATTCCACAATCGGTTGCTTCACAGTTCCAgtgataataacaaaaacaatatttcatcAGCTGATAAAGCTGTGGCAACTGTTCAAACTGTGTATCAAAATCCACAACATCCACTCGCTCGATCAAATTCACCACAACGTAACAAAACACTTCTCAAATATTTGCCTGTCAAGCTGAAAGGTCCCAAAGgcgaaatcaacattttcgcttTCATTGACGAAGGCGCAAAAATATCTCTATTGGAGGAAAATATAGCGAACGTTCTCGGCCTCAAAGGCAAATCCAATTTACTTCGCCTGAAGTGGATAGGCAATCAAAGCATGAGCGAACAGTCGCGGCAAGTGTCATTTGAAATTGCCGGCGCAAATGAAGCAGCAACGAGTTATGAAATGAGGGGAGTGCGTAcaacaaaaaagttgtatttgccGCAGCAGACGTTGAATTTGAATGACTTCATACAACGTCACGAACAATTGGCAAATATACCAATCGCTGATTACAATAATGCAGTGCCGCAAATACTTATTGGACTGTCGCATACAGAGTTAATACGAACAATAAAAACTGTGAATTTGGACGATGGCTTTGCAATCCACAAGACAATGTTAGGGTGGACATTATTTGGATCGAATGAAAATCGTTTGAGTGATGGCACTATTGGTCATGTTAATATTGAAAGCACCACacaattgaatgaaattagtaaACAAATAACAGAATATTTTGCagcagaaaattttgaaataaagcaattgcCAAGCGTTCGTTCAGAAGCTGAAGCTGTTGGCAATATTGTGTAAGTTTAGACAAGGCAAATTTGCAGTATGTGGTGACATATGTGAGATGTTTCACCGGATTTCGATTCGCCACGAAGATCAAAACGCGCAGCGCTTTCTTTGGAGAGGGGGCGATCGATCAAAGCCGCCAGATGTTTACGTTATGCGCGCCATGATATTTGGATCAATTAGCTCACCATGTTCTGCACAATTTGTAAAAAACGTGCACGCAAAAAAATTTCGTGATGTGAATGCAAGAGCCGTCAATGCTATTGTGAATCGGCACTATGTCGACGACTACATGGACAGTTTCGACACTGTCGAAGAATGCATTAAGGTCACCAAGGATGTCATCGATATCCATAGCCACGCCGGGTTCCAGTTAAGAGGGTTGACGTCAAATTCGTGCGACATTCTGCAAGCTGTATTACACAACGAGCAACCGTGTAAGCAACAAAGAAATTATATATGCCAAGGGGAGAGTGCTACCGAGAAGGTGCTTGGAATGCACTGGAACCCAAACAAagattactttttcttcaaattgctGTTTTCAAAAGTGCCCAAAGCAGTTTTAGACTGTAGTAGACGGCCAACGAAAGGTGAGATGCTGAGCGTTACTATGTCTATATTTGATCCGCTAGGTTTCGCGTGTGGGTTGGTGCTGCGGGCAAAAGTTTTGATGCAGAGTCTGTGGACCAGGACTATAGATTGGCATGAGCCAATCCCCGAAGACATTTATAAGAAGTGGTTGCAGTGGTACAAAACGTTGAATAccatcgaaaattttaaaatgccaaGATGTTATGGCATACAATTCTTGAATCCGAATGCCGATATAcaactacatatttttgttaatgcGAGTGAGGTCGCATTTGCTGCCGTCGCCTTTTGGCGAATTCATCACGCAAATAATACAGACATCGTATTCGTTGCTGGCCGATCCCGGCGCAGCCCGTTGAAGCCATTGTCCATTCCGAGACTTGAGTTACAATCAGCCGTCTTGGGAGTAAAGTTGAGGGAAGCTGTCATCAACAGCCATGACGTACAGCCGCGTAAGTCAACATTTTGGTCAGATTCAAAAATAGTTCTCCAGTGGATAAGGTCTGACGCCAGGTGCTACAAGCAGTTCGTGGCACACCGTATAGCTGAGATCCTGCAAACATCCGAAGCCAGTCAGTGGAGGTGGGTACCAGGTAAAGAAAACCCAGCTGATGATGCTACACGCATAAAAACCTTTTCTCAAACTGGTAAGTGGTTAAATGGTCCGCCTTTTTTGAAATTGCCTGAACATAGTTGGCCAGCCATGCCAACCGAATTTGATAATAGCGAATGCCAAGAGGAGAGACGCTCCAAGCAAATATATATGATATCGTCAGCGGAAAGAGTAATTCCATTTGATAAGTATTCAAATTACTATAAACTTTTAAGGGTGATGACATGGGTACGATATGCCATAATGAAATTCCGTAAGGTTGACGTACTTAGAAATGTATATGCATCAAAGTTAATTATTGCGAATGAGATCAAACAAACTGAATTACTGATATGCCTATTAGTACAACAAGATGTTTTTGCTGATGAAGTTGAATCTTAGCGCAAAGGTGCGCCAATTACGAAATGCAGCTCTGTATTCAAGCTAAGCCCGATGTTGGACAATGAGGGCCTTATACGACTAGGGGGTCGGATCGACTATGCCGAATGCGTACCAATGTCAACAAAGCGACCAATAATATTGCCAAGGAATCATCCTATATCGCGTCTTGTAGCTAAGCATTATCACGAACTTTTTCATCACCACAACTTTGAGTCAGCGTTGTGCGCCATACGTCGAAAGTTTTGGATTCCTAGTGCGCGCCGATTACTGAGGTCAATTAAAGCTAAATGccagaaatgcaaaaatttatcCGCTATTCCCGAATCACCACTTATGGGCCAAGTACCTAGCGATCGAGTTACGCCGTTCGTTCGCCCGTTCACATATTCAGGCGTTGACTACTTTGGGCCTGTCTTAGTAGCCATAGGCCGTCGTCAAGAAAAACGTTGGGTTGCACTTTTCTCCTGTCTAACTATTAGAGCCATTCACCTGGAACTAGCTAGGGACCTATCAACAGATGCTGCCATAATTGTCTGCCGTAACTTTATAAACAGAAGAGGTGTACCGGTACGGCTCCGAAGCGACATGGGGACAAATTTTGTTGGCGCAAGCAAAGAAGATTGGGTAAACGTTCAAAGCGGTATGCAATCAGAGTGTGATCTTCGAGGTGTAGAGTGGGTTTTCAATGCACCCGCCAACCCATCTGCCGGGGGCATATGGGAAAGAATGGTAAGAAGCGTAAAACGAGTTTTAATGTTCACGCTGAAGGAACGAGCGCCAAAGTTGGAGACCCTGCAAAGTCTTCTGATTgaagcagaaaatttaataaattcgcgTCCATTAACACATGTGCCGGTAGAGAGTACCGACGCCGAGCCTCTGTCACCCAATCATTTTTTGCTAGGCTGCGCAAATGATGTACAAACTCCTGCGCTGTCAGAGAAGATATGTTTACGCAAGCAGTGGCACATAGCGCAGCAGCTGAAGCAGACTTTCTGGAAGAGGTGGATACTGGAGTATCTCCCTACCTTGACCCGGCGTACGAAATGGTTTAAGAGGGTGAAGCCGATAGCTGTAGGTGACATCGTTATAGTTTGCGACGACAACGAGAGCCGAGGCCATTGGAAACGGGGTATCGTAACAGAAGCAAAGCCAGCCCCAGATGGTCAAGTTAGATCTGTTTTAGTCAAGACGTCAACAGGAATTTTCCGGAGACCAGCGTCTAAAATTGCAGTGCTCGACGTTGGTAGTGATTCTCTCACCAGTGATGCGAATCACGGGGGGGAGGATGTTACCGATTAATAATACAACctcatattaaaattgttttttgtactaattagacgaaaactgtattcaaatatttatgtactaaaCCTGAATTATCACTTCATactaaaaaattcatttgtaatatttaccaaaaaatgcaaCTATGCCTGAACTGTAAACGCCGTTGAATTGACCGAAGCGTGCTTTAAAAGTCCAGTTGCTTACGGAAATTCAGACGCGTACGAGGCGCGACAATATATAAAAACCTCACTTCTATTTTCACGcaatttaaacaatttgttaaattttattcatttcataaaCTCTAAattcatctatatatataaaaatgaaatgatgttcgtttgtacgcatttttttgcgccgatacgaggccaattttattcgttcttttttcatattatagggatccactaggggaaggtttttagcaaaaaaaatttcttttaaatattttcttcatataaaaaaaagaaaaaatcaaaatattgtacaaaacaaaacttgctcgattcttagattaaagtaagtttcgaatcgacattcattttatgtgtacaactttttttgaatttttcgttattgtatacagaaatttcaaatgattcgaatgaaaatttttttttttttttatttcttccataaaatattacacctgtcattagacaataagtaataataagtaataataataagtagaCAATaagtgatttacaaaaagatggaatgagagtgatattgaagggccaatgcccccaagctcatttagaagaaatatatacatattatttaaaaacaagtggttaacaaacaatggcatatacgattagttgacaattgattacaaggattttgcaagatctgttggtgtttgacggttaagccgactttgggaagatttttctttatttggtagtcttctcatcataggatttgtatgcgttaatagtctatttatgtgtcttctgctagcgctttgtattgtttcatcaatagtatcgatgtcaaggtcgcgatgaatatctgcgttacgtatgtaccaaggtgcattagttaaggtcctacgtatttatgaaaataatgtttcaattcaattgagcaatgctttctttgaccaattctatatggaaatgaatgcgtttgcaaacgatgttttcggctatgaacaaatgttggaatcgaatgaaaaaggaaagaaacgcgaaatgataaaaaaaattcttggaaaatttaaaatgaatggtgcttcattggaaaaattcaaaggt
The Anastrepha ludens isolate Willacy chromosome X, idAnaLude1.1, whole genome shotgun sequence DNA segment above includes these coding regions:
- the LOC128870031 gene encoding uncharacterized protein LOC128870031, with translation MLDNEGLIRLGGRIDYAECVPMSTKRPIILPRSHPISRLVAKHYHELFHHHNFESALCAIRRKFWIPSARRLLRSIKAKCQKCKNLSAIPESPLMGQVPSDRVTPFVRPFTYSGVDYFGPVLVAIGRRQEKRWVALFSCLTIRAIHLELARDLSTDAAIIVCRNFINRRGVPIRLRSDMGTNFVGASKEDWVNVQSGMQSECDLRGVEWVFNAPANPSAGGIWERMVRSVKRVLMFTLKERAPKLETLQSLLIEAENLINLRPLTHVPVESTDAEPLSPNHFLLGCANDVQTPALSEKICLRKQWHIAQQLKQTFWKRWILEYLPTLTRRTKWFKRVKPIAVGDIVIVCDDNESRGHWKRGIVTEAKPAPDGQVRSVLVKTSTGIFRRPASKIAVLDVGSDSLTSDANHGGEDVTD
- the LOC128870032 gene encoding uncharacterized protein LOC128870032, whose product is MLDNEGLIRLGGRIDYAECVPMSTKRPIILPRNHPISRLVAKHYHELFHHHNFESALCAIRRKFWIPSARRLLRSIKAKCQKCKNLSAIPESPLMGQVPSDRVTPFVRPFTYSGVDYFGPVLVAIGRRQEKRWVALFSCLTIRAIHLELARDLSTDAAIIVCRNFINRRGVPVRLRSDMGTNFVGASKEDWVNVQSGMQSECDLRGVEWVFNAPANPSAGGIWERMVRSVKRVLMFTLKERAPKLETLQSLLIEAENLINSRPLTHVPVESTDAEPLSPNHFLLGCANDVQTPALSEKICLRKQWHIAQQLKQTFWKRWILEYLPTLTRRTKWFKRVKPIAVGDIVIVCDDNESRGHWKRGIVTEAKPAPDGQVRSVLVKTSTGIFRRPASKIAVLDVGSDSLTSDANHGGEDVTD